A window of Rosa rugosa chromosome 7, drRosRugo1.1, whole genome shotgun sequence genomic DNA:
GGATCGCCACTTTGATGTAGTTGAGAGTTTGAGATTGAAGAGAGGTATGAGGCCATTGACAAGTGGAGAGAGATAACATAAACAAGAGTCAATCTGCTACTGCTTAACTTCCcgtctttattttccaaaaagagagagagaaaagaagaaaatatagcAAAATGAACAACAATCAAAATCCCTAATTCCCAAAATTCAAAAAGACCTGAGCATGTGCCATTGATATAGGCGATGTACTTGTCGTTGCTCCGGTTGAGCACGTAATCGGTGAGGCCCTTGTGGAGAATCCCCATCTGGAAGTTGAAGTCCTTAATGATGACCGAGAATCGTCATCGGCGACGGCTCTAGAGAACGGTGATAGGAGGACAAGGATGACGAGAATGGATGGGATGACGACGGGCAGATTGACTAGCAGCTCGCCCTTGCAAGAATCCTAAAGTAGCCGTGTTGAGTGACATCAATTAAGGGCTCAAAGCGGAAGAGATTGCGGTAATTTCAAGGCTACCAGTCAATTGAAATTAAGGGAGAGGGAAAGGGATGAAGATCCCTCTTTTGGAGTTTGTCAGATTATCTCCAACAGGTTCCCTATAATTTCCCTATTATAGAgaagcaaaaattaaaatctctaaaaaaatttatgctccaactccaacagattcttcCATAATTTTTTCCTAAATCCTTCCCTAAAATTTtacagattgctgtaaatatagagaattttgttttctctctcatcactatctctattttagggataattatagggaatctgttagagcaaaacaaccaaatttttctctaaaatgaagaaaaatcaaGATATGGAGAAACTGTTAGAGTTGCTCTCAGCGACATCGCATTAAATttaacaaaatattattttaatttgtaaTTGCGTATGGAAGATCAAGGATTAGACCTGCTCTATTTTTTTAGACTTGGACTCCATGTTCTTATTTATATTgagatttttaattttatttggtgCTATtatgcatttttctatttttcttctattgaaaaataaaataaaaaatagtgaCCATAAGCTCAATTCTTACGGTGTGATATTTTGTATATGGAGTGTCAACGTGAAAGATGTTGAATATCATAAAACcttaatgtttttgttttttcttccgTGTTGCAATCACACGACTGACACGAGTACAAGTAGATATGATCTTCCTTCCTGaatccttttgttttttcttctgtcCGTTCTCATTTCTTAATGTGATGGATCTGGGGTCTTCCTTACGGAATAACGTTCCCCAGGAGCACCAAAATGAGTAGGAGCAGCACCAACGGCTCATGGGTTGCCACCCCATGCTGCAACAACGGCGGCGATGGAGGCTCCAAAAATGTAGAGCCCCTGATGGGACACATCCATATAAACGCACCACAAATGTGACGTAACCGTCCTTCTCTATTTAATAGAACTATTTTAGGTCTAACCCTAATTCTTTAAGCACAAGGACTTGAACATGCACCCACGTTTGAGGGTATGTCCGTAGGTCGGCCTTTGTTTCTTCATGTAAGAGAGGTCATGCGGGATGTGGCTTGTTGGCCTATTCTGAAGTTTTTTAACCGTAGTGGCCTAGGAATTCTCTCTTTCAAAAGTTTTTCAATATTTCAGTTTGGACTACTAAGTTTATCCAACTGTCCAATGTGAACATATTCTCTATCTATATCTTCATAAGTATTAAGGATATATAATTTTAATATTATGTGAACGACCAACATAAATAATACGAAGATGTGATTTTGAGGAAAGATTTGATTGGATAGCGGAACTGCGGACCTACCATGTGATAAGACTGCCTTATATGTGTTTTAGGCTTATTGTGAACTTCCTATAATCTTCTCTCTTTTCATGTCTTTACATTTAATGAGTTGGATTTAAAGGAAGCTTATTCATTAGGCCAATATCGGTTGAGACGAAAATGAAACAAATTCTCTTTTATTAAATTGGAGAGCTAAGATTGATACATCAACTCCTCAATAATTCAACTATTTTACCTTCTTCAACAGATAGACAAATCATGGGGAACACAATGTTGAAGGGAGTAAGGAGGGGGggaatagaaaaagaaaaagaagacacACTACATCAAATATCAACTGTCCATTGGCTATACCAAACAAGTACTATGCAATCCAATGGTGGAAAACAAGCTTTCAATGCAGAAACCAGAAGACAGATGTGCCATTTCACATCTTTATCACTACTACCTGTCCAAAACAAACACGGcacaagaaaaaggaaaacgattAGTTCTCTCCGTCTCTGTCAAAACACACACATATCacattattaatttattatagGCAAGTAGACATAAATTAGTGCAGCGCATCATGTCATGTAGAcccaatattattattaatagcAAAGCTTGTTTACCATAATTATCCTTGCTCATTAAAGCGTACATCTTGCTTTTTTATTGGCAAGGTTATGTGTATAATAATATTTTTATGAGCGAGGAAATCTTTGTTCAGATTTAAtcaacagaaagaaaaagaagaacttaCAGAAAATGAAGGATTTATCCCTTTTTATTATGAATATCCTTGTTCGTTATACTATTCTAAAGTTGAGGGGATGTATTATTACTTTGTAAAGGGTATATAGATAGAAATATGAAGAAATTGGCTTAAtcaacagaaaaaagaaaaaagaaaaaaaaacttacagAAATTGAAGCATGACTAGCTACTTCACTTGGTGATTATATAGATGGCATAGATAATCCCAGGGATGTAACCGAAAATGGTCAGCAACAGACAGATCCAGAACTCCACCTGCAAATTAGATAACCCAGAGATCATTTAAAAGATTAACCCTAAAGAACTCCATCTCAATTCAGTGATCCATAACATGGAcagaaaaagagaaacatatatAGAGAAATCAGAggtgtatatatatagagaattaAGTACTGACTTGGCAGCCAAACTTGAGGAAGACCCCAAGAGGAGGCAAGAGGATGGCGATGAGTATATCGATAAAGTTTGCTGTTCCTTCACTCGGCATGTTTGCTTAGCTCTGATTTCGAAACTAGAGAGACTGAGAATTAAGAGGAGTTGTTGCCCCGCTCTGCTCTGGATTTGTGTTTGGTGTCGAAACTGTGTGTTAGATAGGGGGTTTATATACAAGGGATTAGGGAGTCGCTGTCCGGTGATGAGGAACCACGTGGAGGCGACGTATTGGGTAGATAAAATACAGTATCGTGTACCCGCTGGCTTTGCTTAGCCCTGTAAAGTTTCTCCGGTGTGTAAATCTCACTTTTGGGGGTTCGTGAGAGTATCTTAACAGCCTAGCCTCTCCCCACCACccaataaggaaaaagaatcaTACAGCTAGGTTTCATAAATGGATGAACATGCACGTGTCACTCTGTACTGTTAAGGTAAGGTCACACCATTGATGCAACCCTGACGAATGAAACTTGAGCCGTTAATTCAAAATCAGATACCCCATATGCGGCATTGGATGGAAACTCCGCTGCCTCACGTAAATCATGTGTTGTCCAAACCTAAACGTTTGAATTCCAATTCTATGCCATATATTATTATATGTAGCCAGGAACTGATAACCTAATTCAAAATTAGGTGGTAATGAAATGAATGAAGACAGCCCCTCAGTGTGGTGCAAAAGCTTTACCTTATAATGTATAGATACCCCTTCACAATCTCATAGTAACGGTAAGATTTAAAATAATGAATCTAAGGCACTTTTCCTGCCCTCAAATAAAAGGTTCTTGCataatattttaatatataaaaaaaacattGTAGATGATAAACACATATTTAAAACTTATTGCCACTGTGTCCGataaaaaattatttgtttttcATTCTATACTAATTAAAATGCTCAAAATAAATATCTTTAAAAAGAGCGTTGAAAAAATCAACTTAATTTGTTATAAATACTACTAAAATGCATAATCTACAAGGTCAAAACATTGTCTCGTGTTCAAAAAGCTTGCTACATATCGATCACGTCCAATGCTTAGGCAAGTGTTGATCTTCGATCTCCACCCACATTTTTTATTTGAACTCTCTCTTTCCGGATTCCTTCTACACACTATTTGGCGTTAAATAGACTCCTTTTGATCATGTCATCACTCTTATTGGCAAGCGTCATCAACCAAGGGATGATGACTTTGTGATCATTCCGTAGTGGTCTCGTATTCTCGTTTCAACCTTGCTCTTGATCTGCGAGACAACTCTATTTgagtgtgtgtgtttggtggatTGGTAAGACAATGACTTTCATTTTAGGTGTCATGTGTTCGAACCCCATCAGAGGTGAAGAGGGATGGTGTTAAAAAAGAAAACTCACAGTAATTAGGATGTGCATTAATTgatgtatatattttttaagcCCATTGAATGAAAAATTTGACTACAACAAGAATTAAAGCATAGGATAATTAACCTTGTATGAGGCAATGAGCAAGCATCTTGCAACCACTACTATGTCGGTCTTTTGATACCTTTATTTGCCAATTACAACCCGATACGAGTAATGAAGAGTAGGATTagataataaacaaaataacaCCTTAATTCTTTCAAGGATCAACTTTTCTGTTCTCTTGCGAAATTGTAGAATCTTCCCCGAAAATTCTAACATGCTCCGAGCATGGGTTGCTCGGGCACATCAGCATCTCTTGTAACCGTCAATTGTTGTGCAGTGCTTGTGGCATAATCTTAGCCACTTATTCAATTAAACCGGAAACCTGCAAAGCATTTTTAAAACTTTAAGAAGAAGCCTGGATCCACAAGGGTTTTGCAGGTGGGTTGCTACTTGCATGACTTGCATCTGTGTGAAAAAGTAACAATATTTAactttgtaattttctttaGCAATGGTTTTACTGTCAAAGTGATTGActgtaattatattttttttacagCCAACCATAATAACCATTTGATTCCACATATCTACCCAACACGCATCCTAGAAATATTGTTAATTAACATTTGTTTAATTTAAgacatttccttttctttctttttttcaataaaGAAGCAAacatcccaatttttttttttttttaagagcaATCCTTCTAAATTTCGGGGTTCGCCAAACCCTACCATGAacaccaaaaaaaattaaaaatgtacttttattaatttctaatgacTCACATAAGGTTTTTaaatatttctttttattaatttagaaGTCTCCAAGGAAATAAAATTATGATAAAATACTGAGTTTATTTATGTTTACATGTGTAGATAGACATAAAGTAGTAACAAATGGACTGATTATATTGATCAAGGCTAAAACAATGTGAAAGAGACTAATTACAAATATAATggcaaaaaaaatttatacTTCACAATAATCACATCCAAATGTCCTATTTCCATCTTTATTTTCTTCCACCTTGTTGGCCTGCAAAGGTAGTCAACGTTAATATAATGAGTAAACAAATTAATAGCACACACGTATGGATTTAGTATGATTTCAGAAAACAAAGACGAAAACAAAAATAAGGAATGAGAGAGGCTACTTGTTTAAGGTGGaagatttttttaaaaaaaaaaatcttgcccTCATTGAACGTCTGGATCAAgttgtgagaaaaaattatCCAGGTGGTACCCTAAttcggatcttggatccgaaacagctgctcatattgttCTGGTATTGGTTATGGTTCTGGTTCTTGAGTTCGTCTGCCAACATccgagtttttgacaccctcggttgCTTTCGATCTCTtggtgagcgaatcacctctcctaggtggtCATATCATCGGCTACAATTACAGTTACTCTTCTATTTACACTGCTttagtgacatatgcagtgcagcgatgccttatggcatcaagtcacatggttacttGGTTACCTTTAATCTCGATGCGATTGTGCATCTAGTTATGCGTTATTTTTACTTTATAatagatgcgtctgtgcatctcGTCATGTTTTACTGCTTTCTTTCGATGCTTtatgcatcgctccatgtactcctcaatttcacttaatatagtttgtcgtccttctttcaaaaaaaaaaaaaaaaaaaaaagttgtgcgAAAAAATTATCCATGAAGAAAGTCATGTCAGCAATGGGccaaataaagcggtcaaccacttatacacttataactccctaaggggagcttaacCACAGTTTATCtactttctgaaatttttacattagttgatataggtcATAGCCACGAGaatgtgagagctgacagatcgaaaaaagaagttgcgagtgagcggttatgagcatagtagttctatgtggtatttagggtttagggttgacctagtagatcgagacccaaacagcttcgaaaatagctgaaattttgaccataattatatcttcttatcatgGTGACATCCAACGgccgattttgataaagtttatttcctccacattgttcgTCATGGAATgtatatttttcaatacaacTAACAAATAAGTTAAACtgcattagtaggcatataaggatttcgtgcgatctaaacaatcgaaactggaaatcgataaatttgatattacccatctatttatagcgtattaataggtattgtgtaaaaaaattaacctgatCCGCAATCAGTTAGATgtcaaataaagcggtcaaccacttatacacttataactccctaagggtagcttaaccacgagtagataaactttctgaaatttttacattagttgatataggtcatagccacgagagtgtgagagctgacagatcgaaaaaagaagttgcgagtgagcggttatgaacaTATTAGTTTTAGGTgctatttagggtttagggttgacctagtagatcgagacctaaACAACtttgaaaatagctgaaattttgaccataattatatcttcttatcatgatgacATCCAACGgctgattttgataaagtctatttcctccacattgtccctcatggaaggtatatttttcaatacaactaataaacaggTTGAACcgcattagtaggcatataaggatttcgtgcgatctaaacaatcgaaactgaaaatcgataaatttgacattatccatctatttatagcgtattagtaggtattatgtaaaaaaattaaccctaTCCGTCATCATTTAGATGTCAAATAAAGCTGTCAACCACTTACACACCTATAACTCCCTAAGGAGAGCTTAACCATGGGTAGATAAACTTttagaaatttttacattagttgatataggtcATAGCcatgagagtgtgagagctgacagatcgaaaaaagaagttgcgagttagtggttatgagcatattagttttatgtgatatttagggtttagggttgacctagtagatcgaaacccaaacaactttgaaaatagctgaaattttaaccataatcatatatttttatcatgataacatccaacggtcgatttcgatgaagtctatttcctccacacagttcctcatggaaggtgtactatttgatacaactaataaacaagttagaccatattagtagacatataaagattttgtgtgatctaaataatcgaaattggaaatcgataaatttgacattacctatctatttatagcatattaatgggtattttgtaaaaaaattaacccgatccgccgTCATTTCGACATTAAATAAAATGGTCAACCCTTTATACGCTTCTCATTCCCTAAGGGAAGCTGAACCACGGGGAGATAaactttttgaagtttttacattagttgatataggtcATAGCCACGAGaatgtgagagctgacagatcgaaaaaagaagttgcgagtgagcggttatgagcatattagttctatgtggtatttagggtttagggttgacctagtagatcgagatcCAAACAACgatgaaaatagctgaaattttgaccataatcatatattcttatcatgataacatccaacggtcgattttgatgaagtgtatttcctccacattgttacTCATGGAATGTGTACTATttaatacaactaataaacaagttagaccacattggtagacatataaggattttgtgcgatctaaataatcgaaattgaaatcgataaatttgacattactcatctatttatagcatattaaTAGGTATTTTGTAAAATAATTAACCTGATCCGCTGTCATTTCGACattaaataaagcggtcaaccatttatatgcttctacttccctaaggggaacTGAACCATGAGGAGATAAACTTCcctaaatttttacattagctgatatagctcatacccacgagagtgtgagagctgaaagatcaaaaaaataagttgcaaATGAGCGgctatgagcatattagttttatgtggtatttagggtttagagttgacctGGTAGATCGAGATccaaacaaagacaaaaatagctgaaattttgaccataatcatATATTGTTATCATAATGACATCCAACGGCcgattttgataaattctattttcctccacattgttcctcatggaaggtatactatttgatacaactaataaacaagttagaccatACTAGTAAACATATAATaattttgtgcgatccaaataatcgaaattgggaattgataaatttgacattacccatctatttatagagtATGAAtaggtactgtgtaaaaaaaattaacttgaTCTGTCGTCATTTAgacattaaataaaaattaaccaTTTATATCGAAACAGTGACGAATAAGACTAAGTTGTTCACTCACAAACCTTGTGGGAGAGTGGTTTACTCACACACACTTGTCTGTTCAAACTCTATTTACTCATAGAAAATAGTTCGTCAAATTTTGTTATTCTTATGAAATTCTAAATTAACATAACATTTTTCATATGTATATATCTTTTATCTAAAAAACTCTTCTCCACGACTCCAATATTGAAATTAAATATGCATACTTATTTTTTCTTATTATAATTTTGTTTGCACATTTTAATGTTTAttataaaagaaatttaaacaCAAACCTTAACATTGCATTCCTTTTTCTGGAAGTCCAAcaacaaaaaacagaagaaacagcttcccaaaaaaaaaaaaaaagtttttggcTCGAAGTCTTGAACCTGCAGCCCACTGTCCACCATAACTATTAACTAGTATGTGACTGTGTGGCTTCACCGCTATGTCAACCAGTATTGGTAGTTCATTTTTCGTTCATTTGAACTActaatttttctcttctttatcTGTCTCAGTCTTTCAGGAACCGAAAATTCTTCGTCCTCTGCAACTGCAAGTAGCTCTTCTTGCTGCAAAGTATAAAAGAGCCCAATGTTTTCTCCGTCTTGAATAGGAAAAAGAACAGAACTGCTCTCTACTccaatttttccttcaattttggGTGAAAAGGTAAGTATGAATTTGGGTATTGCAGAATTTGAATAGGATTCATGAGATTTTGCAGAATTTCGGTATCGCATGCAGTTGATGAAGAATCCAACACGTTCTCTTCCGAATTTCATCTCCGTCCAAAATCTATTCCACTAAAAttcatagttaggatataaatTGTAGCCAATTTCTTCTCCAGTTCTCCAATTCTGCTTGTTCCAGATTCCCTGCAAATTGGAATTCAATTTCGTGTGGAAATTCAAGATCTGAATGATTCAGTCGAATAGAAtcaaagagaaacaaaaagaatgaGCTGTGATGGTGACGAGATCCAGATAAATGAATTTCCTCCGGTCTGGATAAAAGTCAATTAACCTATCAGTGGGATTCGCGTCTGTGGCTACATGACAAAGGGGGGCTGGGTAAATCAATTGGGTGTTTAACCCGTCTACGACAAACTCGATTTTTACCCCAAGATTCAACCATCAACTGGGAACAGGCTAAGCCTTTCCCGTCTCTAATTCCTTGTAATATGTTTACACGTGCATATCACGTGTCTGGGCCCAAACAAGACGAGCATGGAGAGCTCGGAGCACTGAAGACGTTCCCAATGTTCCCAACGAACTTGAAATGGCGCGTGAAGAGCAGGAACATGGGGATGGAATCGACCAGGCTGTCAGAGATATCTAACGGTTCACAGGTTGCCGCCGTATGCTGGGACAACGGCGGTGATCGAGGCTCCAGTGGGATTTAGCCAGATACGCGCCCTATACACGTGACGTTACCGTCCTTCTCAAATATTTTAGGACTTTTTAAGGTCCAACCCTAAATCTTCAAGGACAAGTTCGACTTGACCACATTCCACGTGTGAGGTTGGCTGCTTTTGTTTCTTGGTCAGATCATCACAAGGTTTGGTGCTTCTTGACTTGAACACCTAAGTATCatctgtttttcttctttcattttaTAGTAGAAATTAGGGAgaaatttaatgaaatccttgaACACACAAGGGACATAATGTGAAGATTTTAGTGAAAAAAATTATGAGAATTTATATTCAGATACAATGAACAAGTCAAACGATTAACTacattttctctctgttttaTTGAATTAGACAGTAAATTGAATCAAGATCAACCAACTCCTATTTCAACTATGCTAACTAATTTCCTACAACCCCCCCCACCCAACAAGTATATATTCGGTTGGCTCTCTCATGCTTCCTTGATCAGTATTTATGTTGGCTCTTAGTTTATTAACAGAGTTGCATATTCAACTTCACTTCTCTATGATCGATTATAGCACAATTCTTGAAACTGTTATTACACTACGTTAACTTTCACCTTCCCCTTCCTTTTGTACTTATGGCCGATCTGGTCGATCGTCATACATGTTTGATGTTTAATTTAAATGTGTAGTTCATTCCTagccaacaatcaattaacTGCCTCACAGCTAGCTGTTATACACAAAACGAATAGAAAACCACAGAGATCGAGTGAGACCCGAGTGCCAAAAATCACATTATCACATGTAGAATTGGAAGGAAAAGAAGAGCCAAACAAATGAAAACCCTGCACAACAAAAATGTGACTTTGTTTCCCTAATGTTTATCAAAATCTTCTTTTCTCGGGTCACCTTCAGTTCAAAGACTTAAAAAACCACCACAAATTGGTTGTCTTCCTCCTACCTCTTCCACCATGAATAGGTTAAATTCCATTGAGTATAATAGTGGCATAGCCTCTTCATCATTTCAGTGCCTTAAAACTTTTCCAATAGCAGATGAGAAAATTTTATGAATGGTACCCAAAATAAGGCCCACTCCAAATTTCAGTACATCAAgtttcaaaacataaattttggTACATCAAATATGAAGTTTGATCTAATATACATACACGACGTTAATGACTCCGTCAGTCCACATGTCATTACTCACATAATGAAGGGCAAAattgatttttcatttgttaATTAGCGGGtttcctctctctcactccctctgactctccctctctctctctctctctctctctctctctctctctctctcaacctcGCTCACCGACTCTGCTACCCCAAACCCATGAAATTATAAGGAAAAACAAGATGATGAGAGAAATTACCATGCAAAACGATGAAAGGATCAGAGAATGTAAGTGGGATGAGAGCgatagtgaagaagaagatgaaaatgaTCGGTAACAGTGGAAAAGTCATTGGGGTTTAAATGGGTTTTGGTTCAAGTTGCCCAAAAAAGCTTTCTGGGATTTCAGAGGGGTCAAAGGTTGGGACTTGGGAGTCCTAGGATTTTGGGTAGTGAGGGACTACTGAGAAAAATGGTAGATGACATGTTTACAGAGACAGAAGAGGATAAGTTTGGCTTGATGATCGCGCCAACTACCCTTCTTCTTAGTAATGGCCTTCGATGACCTCTACACTGTGTCTGCCGCTGCTGAAGACAAGAAGTACGGGTTCAAGAGGCCGGAGACCACGCGGCACCATCACCGTCATCGTCCTCCTCCCACAAAAGCATCGTCCTCATCCCAGGTCAATTCTGAAATCCAACTCTAGAAATCCAAAGAAACCCAATTGAAATTCGAACCCAATTCTGAAGAATCCCAAGTCAATTCTGCAGtgcttttgggttttttttgaTCGGTCGTTGTAGTGTTGATCGGATTTGTTTGCGTTGTTTAGATCAGAATTGTAGAGTTTGAATTTGAAGTGTAGGTGATGGGTGATGATTGGAGACTGATTGGCTGGCGGTCAGTTGTAAGGTCGCTGGTGCTACTTGCACGCTGTACTGTGCAagcaggtgagagagagagagttgggtgCCCACAgtaagaagaagagagaaggctGAGTGCTCAGAGTAAAAAATTTGAAGTGACCAAATTATCCCTTAAAATACGACAGCTGGCACGACACTAATGACGTCATTGACTTCATGTATGTTTACTAGGTAAGTTTTGAaaccaaagtttatgttttggaactTGATGTACTAAAATTCGGAGTGGGCATTACTTGGGGTACCATTCATAAAATTTTCTCATAGCAAATTGTATGAGAAGGGAAAATGAAAATGACATCAGAACACCAGTTTGTAAAATTTAGTAGTAAGCCATTACCCGAAAAGAAAAACGTACTCTTGTCTCAACTTAATTTATTGCGGCCACTTAATCACCTTTCATACCTATACATTAGGTCTAATATTGTGGCAGATTTGTAATGATAATCacacagaaagaagaaacaacGTACATGGAATTCTAGAAAAAGAGtgagtaaaagaaaaaaaaaccctaggagagtatTTCTCTCAACCTAGTCTTCTCCGGCACCCTAGCCTCTAGCCTCTTGCTATCGCTTCCTCCTCTCCAGGGCCTTTATAGATGCAGTCACAACAAGCTTTGCTGCTTCTCTTGCTCTCGCAGCGGGTGGTAGCGCCTCATATCTGGGAAAAATTGGCGGTGGTCCTGTGTGTAGGTCCTCTCAATCTTTTCTATTTGGAAAACCTTTGACCGAGGATGACAATGATGTGCCTCTTGtcactctgaagaagaagaccgGTAGACTGCCGGAAGTAAGAACAAGAGCCAACGTCATAGTAATTGCAATTGGAGGTTCGGTTTCTAGCCCtagagataagggcaaaggaaagcccTAGGCTTTTCGGTCTCTTGCCTACCACTTGAAATTGGGTCTTCTATTACTTTCTTCTTAGTTTattctagttgtacaccaattgaggtctctaggcgactaggtttacttttcaaagaggggttagtagtgaggacttgatttcttgttgtttaggctcaataagtgagcgcatGTATTAACAATGAGGGTCACctgtcttttgcttggcggcttgtgccatttagttttttttttatatgagacaacatctgatgtacgtgccttctggccatggataagtaatgta
This region includes:
- the LOC133722522 gene encoding hydrophobic protein RCI2B, which produces MPSEGTANFIDILIAILLPPLGVFLKFGCQVEFWICLLLTIFGYIPGIIYAIYIITK